AATGGcaaaatgttttcttcctctaGCAACATAAAAGGTGGCAATAATCCTATTATTTGTTGCTTTTGAGGTTGGTGCTATCTTCATTCTATAAGTGAGCCTCAGAAAGAGTCAATAACATACCCAAAGTCACTAGTACCCGTCAGAGCTGGAGTCTGAGCTCAGATCTGTCACTCTAAAATCTGTGTTTtagataacagaaaaaaaaaaaaacaacaaaaagtcaagaGTGAATGTATGTCGAGATAAAGAAATTGTatgaaaaagtttatttcaatCTTCATGGACAATTATTTATCTCATAAAGGGGTAAACTACCCTGGGGTAGCTATCATAAACAGAGAAACTGTATTTCCCTGATGTATTGTTGTgattaataatttcaaaaataggaaagaatgaCAACAATAATTAACAAAATACTTCATCTATCTTTCTCCCAACCATATGCATTCATTACTACCAAGTTTCATCTACATTCTAAGTGAGGAGTTAGAGGATATAAACATTACTCCaaagaattttttcttatatgttaTCTTGCAGTATTATAGGCTAATAGTCTAAAATGACTGTAACTTTTATAGCACAGAATAAAAGTCACTGAAACATTAGATAATACAAAGAACACAGGCTTCAGAGTCTTAAATTCAGaccctgccacttactggctataTGTTCTCTGGAACGTTAGCATCAAATTCCTACTTCGTCAAGATGTTGCGTAATTAAAGGAGTAACATTTATAGAGCTCCTAGAACATGGTAGTTGTTCAAAAAATTTTAGTTGCCTTTCCTTTCAAGAGTGACATATATACGATTCTATCAAGGGTAttggttttaaaaatcatgcttcATTATCTCCCTTAGACAAATCGTAGCATAACATGAAGCATCAAGATCAAAAGAGATCAAAAGAGACAAAGCTGCTTCATGGATGTGGGAACCTTCTGTTTTGACATCAGTATTCTGTTCTTCCATTAGTTGGTATGAGAGATTATGGGGATGTTTCAAAATCTGTCTATAACACCCTGGAACATTCAGTTTCAGAGTAGGTACTTTAAACCTGTATGTCTGTAGTCCATCTCTGCTAAGTATTTCCTGGTACCACTGCCCTACTTTGTTCTTTGGGTACTGAATATTGTATCCAAGCACGGGAAGAACAACCTGtgcaagagaagggaaaaagagacgCATGAGACAGccttcagaaaaatatatttatagaggTTGtactttaaatttacttttatgaCTGGGACCTGGATCTGTAAAAACAGTCTTGGGACATAAACATTACAATCAGCCTAAAACATGCTATTGAATACTACActactttgattatttttaatcctAACAGGCAAAGAAAAGAGTTAACTAAAATCAAGAAGGAGTCATAATAACCAAGGTAACCAACTCAAGTCAGATATTATTAGACAAACTTCTATTAATGCAGAGGAGAGGGAACAGAAGTTTTGGTACACTTAGTTAGCCAAGAAAGACTTAATCTCTATGCAGTCATACAATCCTAAGAGCATATTCTTTCTATAATACAAAGAACAGCGCTTACTGCTCCATCAATAACTGATATTTTGGTTGATAATTTTACATTCTTCttacttatttaaaaacatgaaagcaaATAAGAGGCAACAAAaacaatgtttattttctcagctGCTTATGTGTAAACATTTTGTGGGCTTCTCCTCCTTCGCTGATGAGTTCTAGACTTTTTTCTTGAACAGTACCAAAAGGTGGTCAGAAAAAGGAACAAGGTAAAAACTCAAATATacacaacatgaatgaatttcaaattCATTATGCTAATtggaagccagacacagaaggccatatactatatgattccatttatatgacattctttcAAAGGCAAAACCACAGGGACAGGAAATAAACGAGtcgttgccagggcctggggctggggggctgaCTACAAAGGGGGAAGGGAAACTGAGGGGAAAGATGAAACTGTCCTTTATCTTGATTTTTGTGGTGGTCATATGActatatacatttatcaaaattcatagaactataaactaagaaaagtgaattttattgtatataaattatacctgaattaaaaagtggggggaaaaaaagagggggggACCGGTTAACATTTTGTCTTTGAGGCATAATGTCTACATTTAGATCTAAGTGATCctaatttttaagcaaatttaCCTGATGTATTGCATATGAATTAGCTGATTCCTCTTCTTCAGTTACTAGATGAACCTATTTTGTAAAAACATGAGAATATGCATGATTCCCAAATGTTTCAAATTCCTTCAATTTCCCTAACTCTGTTATGTATAATTTGACTCCTACGCTGAATATACATAAATCCAAACAAGATCTCTTCATCACTTGTTTCTAGAAAAGTAGACTAAGGTAAAAGTTACAATGATTCTTCCGGCTTTAACCACTGATCACTGAAGTTGACACACGCGGAGAGAACGGTGGGCAGCTTAACGCACTAAGGCAATACTTCCACCTCAATCACCAACAATCTTCTAAATTACAAAGTTGTTCTTTATTATGCTGACTCAAAAACCTGCTTCTGCGAAACCACCCCCCATCctcaaaagtttcaaaatattctatGAGAAGTGGTGTTTCTCAAAACATTCTTCATGGAACAGTAATAGGTGTGACTtgtagaaggaaagataaagaagtgCATGGTAATTAAGTTTGAGAAATGTTGCTCTGGGACACCACAGAATAAATAATTCTTACTTCTCTTGCACAGGAAAGCTGAAGTATAAAAGCAGCCGTCATCATTCCACAAGGATAAATAGCATTACCATCCTCTCAAAGTATTCATCATATAATATGGTGGCTAGACCGCCTCTAAATCTGCTTGTTTTCCCCTCAGTTCTCCTCATGCTTATCAATAATGTCcactctgtttttgtttctcatctggggtttatttgtttgtttacaggTAAACACCCCTTTTCACTGCTGCACATAGAAATAGACATAAAGCTCCATACGTAATCTGATCAAAATACACGGGACTATGATCTCTTTTGCATCATCACTTCCAGTTTTCTGCCTTGTATAAATTCACAAGCATAGCTACAACACTGTAATTTATGAAAATACTGAACAAACATGGTCAAGTTCAGAAGACTATGTTTTGTCTTTAGGGAACTTCCTCCAGGCTGATATCTATGAATTAATCAACAAACATGCTTTTGCTGTATGGCTGCTCCCCAAATATGAATTCACCTAACTTTTTAATTGTCTAACTCACTTTTCTCTATCTTgctcacaaaaaaaattatacgAGAATCTACCAAGTGACTTGAAAGAAAGATACACCTGCTAGCCTAGTAATCCTCTCAAAAAGGGAATCAGATTAGTTTCCTATAATTTTTAACTGTAGAAACACAACATTACATGCCCTATTTACTATTTATTAGAAATCTCATTCTGCCTTtctccttttcatattttatgttttgagcCTCTAAGGCCTACCTTTGCTTTTCTCAGTGCtaactaataaaatattgattggtcttaaaatatataaagacattttttGTTGCTTATAAAAGGAAACTGCaagatatgaaggagaaaatgtttttttctcctatagctccaaaaagaaaaacagatacaatTCTGATCACAAAGCTGTCCTTGCAAATGTTATTTTGAACAAAGAAGTCTGATAAAACGTATTATTTCAGAGATTattgctatatcttgtcaaagtAACCTCTCAGTCCTGAAAATTTGAATTAGAAATGGCTGACTTACTAAATAATGTGTTGCCCAGGAAATATTtaaatggatatatattttctagaagtgttaaaaaaaaaacgtgatttttcattatttattaaagAGGATCACTGACATCTCTTCTTCCACTCACGTGAGATACAATAAAACCTACGATGCTGCTAGATTTCTCTTTACACAGTTTCAAAGTCTGTCTCAGTCAAACGACCATTCTTAGTGATTTATGCTCCTAGTGATCCCTTTCTTGTCTAAATATTCATAAGCCATCCATTTAATGAAATAGTAAAGCAGACATATGTTGTTCTGGCTGCACTCCCTCTTTTCCGGGAGTAGCCCCCCATTTTCCAGGGAGCTTCCAGTTCTCAAATGTGGTCTGGGTGGGATAGTTCCAGGAAGGAATCCTTGGAACACAGGCTTAGCCAATCACATACTCCAGTCCACAGTAATTGGTGTGAGGACATGTGACACAAGTCAAGCCAGTTCTAGCCACTGAGACTCAATTCCATGGCTTTCGTTGAAACTTTTGGGAAAGAAAAGCCCTCTCTTCTGGAGACGTTGTGAGAAATACGCTTGGAGCTGCTAATAACCATCTTGCCAGCAAAtgaataagccagactgagaagaGATCtaacacagaagaaagcagagctgaaagatgaagaaaatgagatggaTGATGTCGGACACTGCATAAGCCCCTGGAACCGGCTGGGCCCGAATGGATCACAGACTTTCAGTTACGAAGGCCAACAAACTGCTGACTGCTTTTCCTTAAGTTAGTCTGAGATAAAGGTTTCCATTACTTGAAACCAAAAAACCCTCAATTTATACATCTAGAACTCTGTGATTAATTAGATAAAGCTCCCTTTATGCACATTTCAGAGTctatttttctccacttttgaAAAACTGGGCCATGTTCCATCTCTAGATGTTCACACCTTTTCCATACTCCATGATTTCTCTAGTAGAAAGCAGTTTGGGTCAGGAGTCAGACAACTGGGTCTTTTTAATTCTGCTACCTGTGTCACTTAATCTGTTTCCTCTCCAATGTGGGtctcaattttcatttccataaaatAGGAGTTAGAAAAGTGGGTCTCTAAAATCCTTTTCTCCTCTAAAATTCAATGACTTCATTATGTTGTATATGAAAGCACTACTCAAAtctcttcctctaatttttaaaacatatttgtgaGATTGACTTAAGATAACATTGGAGAataatagtttgttctttttgcaTTACAATACTGTAAAATGAATTTCCTTGCATAATTTATGGAATTCAATTTCATTATTTGGTTCAAACCCACACAGATTAAAACACTAGAAAAATACTAGGTGGATAGGGAGGAAATTGAAGGATCAACTtttgtaatataaattttaatttcattcatataAATGCCTCTAAGATACtgctaagaggaaaaaagcaagttgtgAAATCATACTTATATAAAGGAAACATACACCACATTACATGCCCCATATACCattattataaaagttttattctttttccttttcaaattttaagtccctccttttctcttcttggtgTTAACTAATAGAATAAAATCCACTGTTTTGTGCATTACttgtacaattttttaaagagtgtgtatgtgcccatcaagggacgaatggataaagaaggtatggTATTTacacacgatggactactactcgccataagaaatgatgaaatccggccatttgtgacaacatggatggaccttgagggtattacgctgagtgaaataagtcagagggagaaagtcaaataccgtatgatctcactcataagtagaagataaaaacaacgacaaacaaacacatagcattggagattggattggtggttaccataggggaaggggggaggggggtgggcaaaaggggtgattaggctcacatgtgaaggatggactataattagttttcaggtggtgaacatgatgtaatctacacagaatttgaaatctattatgatgtacaccccaaaataattaattaattaaaaaaaagaaaaaaaaagacaaaagatagaaGAAGCTATTACTAATTCTTTTCAGAAAGGCCAAATATATTTTGCAGCCATTGttctttcttacatattttgtagctattttaaattacatttatatgacatttttccctgaaaaaaaaaaggaaggtttaCCATCTTTGTACCTTTCACTTCATACCACTATTGTTACTTTTCGATTTACTAACATGTGTTAAGCCTCAGCTGACAGCAGAGTAGAAGCAGGAGATgagcaaataaaagtaaaaataaataaataaataaaaagcatgtgtttagttttacattatttccaaaataagagCTTCTGAAAATTAGCATTCCTGGTGTGGTCACTACTTTTGGAAAACTAACTGATGAAAAGATACTTACTTTACTATTTGGGAAATGCTCGTCATCAACATCTTCATCCAAACAGACCAAATCACCCTCCACTACTCTTGATCCATAGGTTGCAAGTCTGTAAGACACGGCTTCATTCCAAATTTTGCTGCTATATGCATGGACATAGAATATACGCATAGAATGGGGTAAAGAGAACCAGGCCTGGATGCAACCCTCCTCTGTCACGCCAAAGCGATGCAGTGACTCCAGCAATGCTCTCTCCCGAACTTTTAATTCAGGCATCAAAGAAAGTGTGCCTTTAGCATCCTCTGaaatatagagaaaatcagtgagtCAACGACACTTATTTAAAAAGCCAGTTATAAAGACCTTTACTATAATCTCTAAACAAGAAGCAATGAACTGTACTATCTTGTAAACCTGAATATGAAGATGATGCTCAGCATCAACTGTAAACCTGTACACTTGTagagtttgcttgttttttctaaTATAGATCATTAATCACATGGTCCATTCACTTTCTCTGCTTTagaaaagaatagcaaaaagCACAACATTAGTAATTCCTACTTCAAAATGGTGATAAACTAATTCGCAGTTATTCAGAGgacttttcagaaaagaaaaacaaccctcTGAGCCTATAGATGTTTAAAGAGCTATTATGGACATTCACATAGAATTTTTTGAATAAGAAAGGTTGGATCCTTCAAGTATACTATTAGGTTTTGCCAGtgagatgctttttaaaattaagattactGGACTCCACCACAAAGATGCCTACTCAGTTAGGGCCTTGCAATCGGCCTTTTGATAAATGCATCAGGTTTCTTATGGACACTAAAGTTTAAGAATCATTGCGATAAGAAATTATCTTCTCAGGACTCTACAGTAGATACAAACAAATAAGTCACTTTAAACTTTCTCTAGTATTACTTAGATTACTCATAACAATTTGAAATGCCCACACTGTTTACAGATTGCGgtaaagcataaaaatatttctttcctatgaataattacatatatgtaaaatgtacataattaaaaataatgaatgaagatatttgaaaactgaTGTCCTTTAATTCAACGGAAGTGAAATTCAGTATGGAGATAGTTGTTGTTAGCGTCATCAGTCAGTTCTGACTTCTAGTGACTCTGTCTGTACAGCGGAggggaaccctgcctggtctttttgcgccatcctctcaccctctggCACCATATCAGACAATGCCCCAccgctattcatagggttttcatggccaatttttttggaaatgggtgtccagctccttcttcctagtctatcttagtctggaagctctgctgaaacctgtttCCCATGGGTGGCTCTGCCGGTATCTGAAATACCGgtggcaaagctttcagcatcacagcaacatgtggctgccatagtatgacaaccgacagatgggtggtgtggttccctgactgggaaagaacccaggctgtggtggtgagagcccCGAatcttaactgctacaccacaaGCGCTGGCTATGCACATATATACGTAGTCATATATTTGAATGAATCTAAAACGATATgcttgctgttattattatttaaatacaactaatatttattcagtatttagtatgtgccagatactattttaaaagcattgtatctgttatcttatttaaacctcGTAAGAGTCTTTCAGGTAGCATTATTAgcttcaatttacagatgaagaaactaaaacaaTGAGGCTAACTTATTAGCAGAAGACCATACAGTTGGAAAGTACTAAAGCTGAGAGTGAAACCCATGGAGACTGACTCTGGAACCCACACTCATAAGCACTTTTCCTTAGTGCTTCCCATTAAGCATTCTAAATGTATATTATCATATTGGCCTAAAGTTTTCAAAATCAACAGTCAGGGCTGAACAGCAACTAAACCAAAAACACGGCACAAAGTATCAGATATAGCAAAcatacctttatttatttttcagcctCCTCTAGTTGTAGTGAATTATACTTCCATCAGTACTAGTTTAGAACTGGGAACTCCTATCACCTCAGAGTTTAGGccaagaaaaactaagaaaccaTCTCTCCCCTCACTCTTACCCCCAAGGAAGGGTTAGAACAGATGAAAGTCCTGGAGATCTGGCCAAAAACGGGAGTGCCTAGGGCATGTAATGATATGATTAAATACACAACATGTTACAATCTGTTCTTTATTACATTTATGTTGCAATGAATGCCCTCCTGCTGACATAACATTTATATTGTGCATCTGTATG
This DNA window, taken from Equus przewalskii isolate Varuska chromosome 5, EquPr2, whole genome shotgun sequence, encodes the following:
- the PUS7L gene encoding pseudouridylate synthase PUS7L isoform X4, whose amino-acid sequence is MLPTLQRLKTAFTLRKENLEMFEAVGFLAIKLGVIPSDFSYAGLKDKKAITYQAMVVRKVTPERLKNIEKEIEKKRMNVFNIHSVEDSLRLGQLKGNHFDIVIRNLKNQINDSANLKERILEAIENVKSKGFVNYYGPQRFGMGRKVHTDQIGLALLKSEMVKAVKLFLTPEDLDNPVNRAKKYFLQTEDAKGTLSLMPELKVRERALLESLHRFGVTEEGCIQAWFSLPHSMRIFYVHAYSSKIWNEAVSYRLATYGSRVVEGDLVCLDEDVDDEHFPNSKVHLVTEEEESANSYAIHQVVLPVLGYNIQYPKNKVGQWYQEILSRDGLQTYRFKVPTLKLNVPGCYRQILKHPHNLSYQLMEEQNTDVKTEGSHIHEAALSLLISFDLDASCYATICLREIMKHDF
- the PUS7L gene encoding pseudouridylate synthase PUS7L isoform X5, whose amino-acid sequence is MFEAVGFLAIKLGVIPSDFSYAGLKDKKAITYQAMVVRKVTPERLKNIEKEIEKKRMNVFNIHSVEDSLRLGQLKGNHFDIVIRNLKNQINDSANLKERILEAIENVKSKGFVNYYGPQRFGMGRKVHTDQIGLALLKSEMVKAVKLFLTPEDLDNPVNRAKKYFLQTEDAKGTLSLMPELKVRERALLESLHRFGVTEEGCIQAWFSLPHSMRIFYVHAYSSKIWNEAVSYRLATYGSRVVEGDLVCLDEDVDDEHFPNSKVHLVTEEEESANSYAIHQVVLPVLGYNIQYPKNKVGQWYQEILSRDGLQTYRFKVPTLKLNVPGCYRQILKHPHNLSYQLMEEQNTDVKTEGSHIHEAALSLLISFDLDASCYATICLREIMKHDF